A window of the Bacteroidota bacterium genome harbors these coding sequences:
- a CDS encoding DUF2911 domain-containing protein: MTSRLLLAALALLLALPVAAQHDHAEAAAGEAETFVVEGFRLDPADPPPGSAVGRAGARLPGGGYLHVTYGKPYARGRQIFGGLVGYDMVWSTGAHRATELVVTVPVTVGGEDLEPGVYSLFTTPRPDRWTLHLNSVLGMHLADEYDPANDVLTADAAPEALDETVEAFVIDFVPEGEGVDLRIQWDRTAARIPIRPR; the protein is encoded by the coding sequence ATGACTAGCCGACTGCTTCTTGCAGCACTCGCGCTGCTCCTCGCGCTGCCCGTCGCTGCGCAGCACGACCACGCCGAGGCCGCCGCCGGCGAGGCCGAGACGTTCGTCGTCGAAGGCTTCCGGCTCGACCCGGCAGACCCTCCGCCAGGTAGCGCTGTCGGGCGGGCCGGAGCGAGGCTGCCGGGCGGGGGCTACCTCCACGTCACCTACGGCAAGCCGTACGCGCGCGGGCGCCAGATCTTCGGCGGCCTCGTCGGCTACGACATGGTGTGGTCGACGGGCGCGCACCGTGCCACCGAGCTCGTCGTGACCGTGCCGGTGACGGTCGGCGGCGAGGACCTGGAGCCGGGCGTCTACAGCCTCTTCACGACGCCGCGGCCGGACCGCTGGACGCTCCACCTCAACTCGGTCCTCGGGATGCACCTCGCCGACGAGTACGACCCCGCGAACGATGTGCTCACGGCCGACGCTGCGCCGGAGGCGCTCGACGAGACGGTCGAGGCGTTCGTGATCGACTTCGTGCCGGAGGGGGAGGGTGTGGACCTCCGCATCCAGTGGGACCGTACCGCTGCGCGCATCCCCATCCGCCCGCGCTGA